A region of Thermobifida halotolerans DNA encodes the following proteins:
- a CDS encoding sensor histidine kinase — translation MTEPDGTDRGIRAQLNKIVLIPAVTFLVLFVVLSAATVAQALTLRTAAATSEEGAQLYSALVELQRERGLAAEHLGAPSAESLGALRAQQAAVDEALAEVELDDEDAFEVDLRSTLAERGPLREDVAAGRIDRTDSHRRYSAIIVAGIDHYAAHSRQFGDGAAVAVGGVLVQTMRAQETFAQADAVLAGARAAGELTAADQTAFSGLISELERRLNELRWALTEPAARDYVALAESSEWSRMVDTAGQITSWRLTAGPRTEPEAEPDDTLPSAVADWDSDADSVNTMLVAMTNTQARATVEATKAAGAQVLSTAIGGSILALFAGALAYGIASKTAVRLTDRLSRLRRDTLDLAEGELPEIVRRLGRGEDVDLGVQPRRLDYGGDEIGQVADAFNTAQRTAVAAAVRQVEIREGANRVFLALAHRDQSLLQRQLRLLDRIEREEEDPDLLEDLFHLDHLATRGRRNAENLIILAGGRSGRRWRSPIPLVDVLRSAVSEVEEYARITVLPAPDRALRGEVVADVIHLFAELVENAARYSPPYTRVEVHSEVVPRGLAVEISDQGLGMSEESLAEANERLATVPEFDVVALDEDPRLGLFVVARLAARYDIQVRLCAAPYGGTRAVVLIPNGLVVQTGSRTAADEETGPADDPADDRQGAGRSPAEEVPPTERAAPALPEAREPGPPDRSAAQERPDTTAGGGPPAGSGAQNGADSRPPLPRRRRQTHLAPPLRDGTGPEGDVPEPTAPRRTPEEARRMMEAFHSGTRRGRRSDPTQVSETVSE, via the coding sequence ATGACCGAGCCGGACGGTACGGACCGCGGTATCAGGGCACAGCTCAACAAGATCGTGCTGATCCCAGCGGTCACTTTTCTTGTCCTGTTCGTCGTGCTGAGCGCGGCCACGGTGGCCCAGGCGCTGACGCTGCGCACGGCCGCGGCCACAAGCGAGGAGGGCGCCCAACTCTACTCCGCTCTGGTGGAGCTGCAGCGGGAGCGTGGACTCGCCGCGGAGCACCTGGGCGCTCCGTCCGCCGAGAGCCTGGGGGCGCTGCGCGCCCAGCAGGCGGCGGTCGACGAGGCCCTGGCCGAGGTGGAACTGGACGACGAGGACGCCTTCGAGGTCGATCTCCGCTCCACGCTGGCCGAACGGGGCCCGCTGCGCGAGGACGTGGCCGCCGGGCGGATCGACCGGACCGACAGCCACAGGCGCTACAGCGCCATCATCGTCGCGGGCATCGACCACTACGCGGCGCACAGCCGGCAGTTCGGCGACGGCGCCGCCGTCGCCGTGGGAGGCGTCCTCGTCCAGACGATGCGCGCCCAGGAGACCTTCGCGCAGGCCGACGCGGTGCTGGCGGGCGCGCGGGCGGCGGGCGAGCTCACCGCGGCAGACCAGACCGCGTTCTCCGGGCTGATCAGCGAACTCGAACGGCGCCTGAACGAACTGCGGTGGGCGCTGACCGAACCCGCGGCCCGCGACTACGTCGCACTCGCCGAGTCGTCCGAGTGGAGCCGGATGGTCGACACCGCGGGACAGATCACCTCCTGGCGGCTGACCGCGGGACCCCGGACCGAACCCGAGGCGGAACCGGACGACACCCTGCCGTCGGCCGTGGCCGACTGGGACTCCGACGCCGACAGCGTCAACACCATGCTCGTCGCGATGACCAACACCCAGGCGCGGGCGACCGTGGAGGCGACGAAGGCGGCGGGCGCCCAGGTGCTCTCCACCGCGATCGGCGGATCGATCCTGGCCCTGTTCGCGGGCGCCCTCGCCTACGGCATCGCCTCCAAGACCGCGGTCAGGCTCACCGACCGGCTGTCCCGCCTGCGCCGCGACACCCTGGACCTGGCCGAAGGCGAGCTGCCGGAGATCGTCCGCCGCCTCGGACGGGGAGAGGACGTCGACCTGGGAGTGCAGCCGCGTCGCCTCGACTACGGCGGCGACGAGATCGGCCAGGTCGCCGACGCGTTCAACACCGCCCAGCGCACGGCGGTGGCCGCGGCCGTCAGACAGGTCGAGATCCGCGAGGGCGCCAACCGGGTGTTCCTGGCCCTGGCCCACCGCGACCAGTCCCTGCTGCAGCGCCAACTCCGCCTGCTCGACCGCATCGAACGCGAGGAGGAGGACCCCGACCTCCTGGAGGACCTGTTCCACCTGGACCACCTGGCGACCCGGGGGCGGCGCAACGCCGAGAACCTCATCATCCTCGCCGGAGGCAGGTCGGGGCGGCGCTGGCGGTCCCCCATCCCGCTGGTCGACGTGCTGCGCAGCGCCGTCTCCGAGGTCGAGGAGTACGCGAGGATCACCGTGCTCCCGGCACCGGACCGGGCGCTCCGCGGTGAGGTCGTCGCCGACGTCATCCACCTGTTCGCCGAACTCGTGGAGAACGCCGCACGCTACTCGCCGCCGTACACCAGGGTCGAGGTGCACAGCGAGGTGGTGCCCAGGGGACTGGCGGTGGAGATCAGCGACCAGGGCCTGGGCATGAGCGAGGAGAGTCTGGCCGAGGCCAACGAACGGCTCGCCACGGTCCCCGAGTTCGACGTGGTGGCTCTCGACGAGGACCCCCGGCTGGGGCTGTTCGTGGTGGCTCGTCTGGCCGCCAGGTACGACATCCAGGTGCGGCTGTGCGCCGCACCCTACGGCGGGACCCGGGCGGTCGTGCTGATCCCGAACGGACTGGTGGTCCAGACCGGTTCCCGGACCGCCGCCGACGAGGAGACCGGACCCGCCGACGATCCCGCCGACGACCGGCAGGGGGCCGGACGCTCCCCGGCCGAGGAGGTCCCCCCCACCGAGCGTGCGGCGCCGGCACTTCCGGAGGCCCGGGAGCCCGGGCCGCCGGACCGTTCGGCCGCGCAGGAACGGCCGGACACGACGGCCGGGGGAGGACCTCCCGCCGGATCCGGGGCACAGAACGGCGCGGACTCCCGCCCCCCGCTTCCCAGACGCCGCCGGCAGACCCATCTCGCGCCCCCTCTCCGGGACGGAACCGGCCCCGAGGGGGACGTCCCGGAACCGACCGCTCCGCGGAGAACACCGGAGGAGGCGCGACGGATGATGGAGGCCTTCCACAGCGGCACCCGCAGGGGGCGCCGGAGCGACCCGACACAGGTCTCCGAGACCGTGTCCGAGTAG
- the argH gene encoding argininosuccinate lyase — MANERDDQAVRLWGGRFSGGPSEALARLSQSTHFDWRLARHDIEGSRAHARVLHAAGLLTPDELAQMLEGLDRLEADVASGAFTPTPADEDVHTALERGFIERVGPELGGRLRAGRSRNDQIATLVRMYLRERARVVAGLLLDLAAALADQAEANIDVAMPGRTHLQHAQPVLLAHHLMAHAWPLVRDVERLRDWDRRADASAYGSGALAGSSLGLDPEAVAADLGFSRAVPNSIDGTAARDVVAEFAFVAAMTGVDLSRLAEEIILWATKEFSFVTLDDAFSTGSSIMPQKKNPDIAELARGKAGRLIGDLTGLLGTLKGLPLAYNRDLQEDKEPVFDAVDTLEVLLPAFTGMVATLTVNGERMAELAPQGFSLATDIAEWLVRHRVPFREAHEIAGACVRICEERGIDLPELSDADLAGISPHLSPRVREVLTVEGSLRSRAAKGGTAPARVAEQLADLRATIDGHREFATSAS; from the coding sequence GTGGCCAACGAGCGCGACGACCAGGCCGTGCGGCTGTGGGGCGGCCGTTTCAGCGGCGGCCCCTCCGAGGCGCTGGCCCGCCTCTCCCAGAGCACCCACTTCGACTGGCGCCTCGCCCGGCACGACATCGAGGGCTCGCGCGCCCACGCCCGCGTCCTGCACGCGGCCGGCCTGCTCACGCCGGACGAACTCGCCCAGATGCTGGAAGGGCTGGACCGGCTGGAGGCGGACGTCGCCTCCGGCGCCTTCACCCCGACCCCGGCCGACGAGGACGTGCACACCGCGCTGGAACGGGGCTTCATCGAACGGGTCGGCCCCGAACTGGGCGGCAGGCTGCGTGCCGGACGCTCCCGCAACGACCAGATCGCCACCCTGGTGCGCATGTACCTGCGGGAGCGGGCGCGTGTCGTCGCCGGGCTGCTGCTGGACCTCGCCGCGGCCCTGGCCGACCAGGCCGAGGCCAACATCGACGTGGCCATGCCCGGCCGCACCCACCTGCAGCACGCCCAGCCGGTGCTGCTGGCCCACCACCTGATGGCGCACGCCTGGCCGCTGGTGCGCGACGTCGAACGGCTGCGCGACTGGGACCGCCGCGCCGACGCCTCGGCCTACGGCTCCGGTGCGCTGGCCGGTTCCTCGCTGGGGCTCGACCCCGAGGCGGTCGCCGCGGACCTGGGCTTCTCCCGGGCGGTGCCCAACTCCATCGACGGCACCGCCGCCCGCGACGTCGTGGCCGAGTTCGCCTTCGTCGCGGCGATGACCGGGGTGGACCTGTCCCGGCTCGCCGAGGAGATCATCCTGTGGGCCACCAAGGAGTTCTCGTTCGTCACCCTCGACGACGCGTTCTCCACCGGCTCCTCGATCATGCCGCAGAAGAAGAACCCGGACATCGCCGAACTCGCGCGCGGCAAGGCCGGACGCCTCATCGGCGACCTCACCGGACTGCTCGGCACGCTCAAGGGGCTTCCCCTGGCCTACAACCGGGACCTGCAGGAGGACAAGGAACCGGTGTTCGACGCCGTCGACACCCTGGAGGTCCTGCTGCCCGCCTTCACCGGGATGGTCGCCACCCTCACCGTCAACGGCGAGCGGATGGCCGAGCTGGCGCCGCAGGGGTTCTCCCTGGCCACCGACATCGCCGAGTGGCTGGTCCGCCACCGGGTGCCGTTCCGCGAGGCCCACGAGATCGCGGGGGCGTGCGTGCGGATCTGCGAGGAGCGCGGCATCGACCTGCCGGAGCTGAGCGACGCCGACCTGGCGGGGATCTCGCCGCACCTGTCCCCGCGGGTCCGTGAGGTCCTGACGGTCGAGGGCTCGCTGAGGTCGCGTGCGGCGAAGGGCGGCACCGCACCCGCCAGGGTCGCCGAGCAGCTCGCCGACCTGCGGGCGACGATCGACGGACACCGCGAGTTCGCGACTTCGGCTTCCTGA
- a CDS encoding argininosuccinate synthase, producing the protein MTERVVLAYSGGLDTSVAIGWIAEETGAEVVAVAIDCGQGGEDLEVVRQRALACGAVEAVVADAREEFAGEYCVPAIQANALYMDRYPLVSALSRPLIVKHLAEAARYHGATMVAHGCTGKGNDQVRFEAGLAALFPELKVLAPVRDSGMTRDKAIAFAEEKGLPIDVTKKSPYSIDQNLFGRAVETGFLEDIWNGPIEDVYSYTQNPAEPREPDELVISFTSGVPTAVDGKELSPLQIIEELNRRAGAQGVGRIDMVEDRLVGIKSREVYEAPGAIALIAAHQELENVTVERELARFKRGVDQRWGELVYDGLWFSPLKNALDSFVLEANKHVTGDIRMVLHGGRAVVTGRRSEASLYEYDLATYDTGDAYDQSLARGFIDIWSMPAKISSMRDQRLA; encoded by the coding sequence ATGACCGAGCGGGTCGTACTCGCATACTCCGGAGGACTCGACACCTCCGTGGCCATCGGATGGATCGCCGAGGAGACCGGCGCCGAGGTCGTGGCCGTCGCCATCGACTGCGGCCAGGGCGGCGAGGACCTGGAGGTCGTCCGCCAGCGCGCCCTGGCCTGCGGCGCGGTCGAGGCCGTCGTGGCCGACGCCCGCGAGGAGTTCGCCGGCGAATACTGCGTTCCCGCCATCCAGGCCAACGCGCTCTACATGGACCGCTACCCGCTGGTCTCGGCCCTGTCGCGGCCGCTGATCGTCAAGCACCTCGCCGAGGCGGCCCGCTACCACGGGGCGACCATGGTCGCCCACGGCTGCACCGGCAAGGGCAACGACCAGGTGCGTTTCGAGGCGGGGCTGGCCGCGCTCTTCCCCGAGCTGAAGGTGCTCGCCCCGGTCCGCGACTCGGGAATGACCCGCGACAAGGCCATCGCCTTCGCCGAGGAGAAGGGCCTGCCGATCGACGTCACCAAGAAGTCGCCGTACTCCATCGACCAGAACCTGTTCGGTCGGGCCGTGGAGACCGGCTTCCTGGAGGACATCTGGAACGGCCCCATCGAGGACGTCTACTCCTACACCCAGAACCCGGCCGAACCGCGGGAACCCGACGAGCTTGTCATCTCCTTCACCTCCGGCGTGCCCACCGCCGTCGACGGCAAGGAGCTCAGCCCGCTGCAGATCATCGAGGAGCTGAACCGGCGCGCCGGAGCCCAGGGCGTGGGCCGCATCGACATGGTCGAGGACCGCCTCGTCGGCATCAAGAGCCGCGAGGTCTACGAGGCCCCCGGCGCGATCGCGCTGATCGCCGCGCACCAGGAACTGGAGAACGTCACCGTCGAGCGGGAGCTCGCCCGCTTCAAGCGCGGCGTGGACCAGCGGTGGGGCGAGCTGGTCTACGACGGCCTGTGGTTCTCCCCGCTGAAGAACGCCCTGGACAGCTTCGTCCTCGAAGCGAACAAGCACGTCACCGGTGACATCCGGATGGTGCTGCACGGGGGACGGGCGGTGGTCACCGGCCGCCGCAGCGAGGCCTCCCTCTACGAGTACGACCTGGCCACCTACGACACCGGCGACGCCTACGACCAGAGCCTGGCCCGCGGCTTCATCGACATCTGGAGCATGCCCGCCAAGATCTCCAGCATGCGCGACCAGCGGCTCGCCTGA
- a CDS encoding arginine repressor, with protein sequence MTLDGARSVPPTKAARHAKIAEMLTRYDVRSQSELARRLAEEGVQVTQATLSRDLDELGAVKLRTVDGSLVYVLPGEGGERLPRARPDHLGLEHVSNSRMSRLAEDLLVSAEASANMVVVRTPPGAAQYLASAIDHTDIPAILGTIAGDDTILVVARDPQGGEELASALLRLANRRP encoded by the coding sequence ATGACCCTCGACGGTGCGAGATCCGTGCCTCCCACCAAGGCCGCCCGCCACGCCAAGATCGCCGAGATGCTGACCAGGTACGACGTCCGCTCCCAAAGCGAGTTGGCCCGCCGGCTGGCCGAGGAGGGCGTCCAGGTCACGCAGGCCACGCTCTCGCGTGACCTGGACGAGCTGGGCGCGGTCAAGCTCCGCACCGTCGACGGAAGCCTCGTCTACGTCCTGCCCGGGGAAGGCGGTGAGCGCCTGCCACGGGCGCGTCCCGACCACCTCGGACTGGAGCACGTGTCCAATTCACGCATGAGCAGACTGGCCGAGGACCTGCTGGTCTCGGCCGAGGCGTCGGCCAACATGGTCGTCGTCCGAACCCCGCCGGGGGCGGCCCAGTACCTGGCCTCGGCGATCGACCACACCGACATCCCCGCCATCCTGGGCACCATCGCGGGCGACGACACCATCCTCGTGGTCGCCCGCGACCCCCAGGGAGGCGAGGAACTCGCTTCGGCGTTGCTGCGGCTCGCCAACCGGCGCCCCTAG
- a CDS encoding acetylornithine transaminase, with protein sequence MNATERLQKRFDAVLMPNYGTPPVALARGEGRHVFDVDGRRYLDLIAGIAVSSLGHGHPALVKAVAEQTAALAHTSNLFLHEREVELAEKLVDLLGAPARVFLANSGTEANEAALKLVRRAAGAERTYYVSTVAGFHGRTSGALALTGKPAIREPFGPFGAEVRFVPHGDVAALRQAVTEECVAVFVEPVQGEAGVVPAAEGYLAAVRAVCDDTGAAFVLDEIQSGVGRTGRWFAHQAEGVRPDVLTLAKGLGGGLPIGACVGFGRYGTAFAKGDHGSTFGGNPVAAAAALAVITTIESDNLLDSVTELGDLLAAEIGAVDHPLLAGVRGAGLWRGVQLATPAAAHVQTRAAEAGFLVNAVTPDVVRLAPPLTVTREEILEFTGALPGILAAAARDAEEDQRR encoded by the coding sequence ATGAACGCCACCGAACGGCTGCAGAAGCGCTTCGACGCGGTCCTCATGCCCAATTACGGCACCCCGCCCGTCGCGCTGGCGCGCGGTGAGGGCCGCCACGTCTTCGACGTCGACGGCAGACGCTACCTCGACCTCATCGCCGGAATCGCGGTGTCGTCGCTGGGCCACGGCCACCCGGCCCTGGTGAAGGCGGTCGCCGAGCAGACCGCCGCGCTCGCCCACACCAGCAACCTGTTCCTGCACGAACGGGAGGTCGAGCTCGCCGAGAAACTCGTCGACCTGCTCGGCGCGCCCGCCCGCGTCTTCCTCGCCAACTCCGGAACCGAGGCCAACGAGGCGGCGCTCAAACTCGTCCGACGCGCAGCGGGAGCGGAGCGGACCTACTACGTCTCCACCGTCGCGGGCTTCCACGGCCGCACCTCCGGAGCGCTGGCCCTGACCGGCAAACCCGCCATCCGCGAACCGTTCGGCCCGTTCGGGGCGGAGGTGCGGTTCGTCCCGCACGGCGACGTCGCCGCGCTGCGCCAGGCCGTCACCGAGGAGTGCGTCGCGGTCTTCGTCGAACCCGTGCAGGGCGAGGCCGGAGTCGTGCCGGCCGCCGAGGGCTACCTCGCCGCGGTCCGCGCCGTCTGCGACGACACCGGCGCCGCCTTCGTGCTCGACGAGATCCAAAGCGGCGTCGGCCGCACCGGGCGGTGGTTCGCCCACCAGGCCGAAGGGGTGCGCCCCGACGTGCTCACCCTCGCCAAGGGCCTCGGCGGGGGACTGCCCATCGGCGCGTGCGTCGGCTTCGGACGGTACGGGACCGCGTTCGCCAAGGGCGACCACGGCTCCACGTTCGGCGGCAACCCGGTCGCGGCCGCCGCCGCCCTCGCCGTCATCACCACCATCGAAAGCGACAACCTGCTCGACTCCGTCACCGAACTGGGCGACCTGCTCGCCGCGGAGATCGGTGCCGTCGACCACCCCCTGCTCGCGGGGGTGCGCGGTGCCGGACTGTGGCGGGGCGTCCAGTTGGCCACCCCCGCGGCGGCCCACGTCCAGACTCGCGCCGCCGAGGCCGGGTTCCTGGTCAACGCGGTCACCCCCGACGTGGTCCGCCTGGCCCCGCCGCTGACCGTCACCCGCGAGGAGATCCTCGAATTCACCGGGGCGCTGCCGGGCATCCTGGCCGCCGCGGCCCGAGACGCCGAGGAGGACCAGCGACGATGA
- the argB gene encoding acetylglutamate kinase: MISRIHQTALDKANTLIEALPWLSALHGRTVVVKYGGNAMTDPGLRARFAENIVFLRYAGLRPVVVHGGGPQINAHLERLGVESTFAGGLRVTTPETMEVVRMVLVGQVNREIVGLVNEHGPFAVGMSGEDAHLFTAERKPAIVDGEPVDIGLVGEVVDVQPGAVRSLLDDGRIPVISSIARSAEGGVYNVNADTAAAALAVALDATKLIVLTDVEGLYADYPTNSELISHLTAAELEGLLPRLSSGMVPKMEACLRAVRGGVPQAHVLDGRVPNAMLLEIFTDEGVGTMVLPDEPATGDAA; this comes from the coding sequence ATGATCTCCAGAATCCACCAGACCGCCCTGGACAAGGCGAACACCCTCATCGAGGCGCTTCCGTGGCTGAGCGCCCTCCACGGCAGGACCGTCGTCGTCAAGTACGGCGGCAACGCCATGACCGACCCCGGACTGCGGGCGCGGTTCGCCGAGAACATCGTGTTCCTGCGCTACGCCGGGCTGCGCCCGGTCGTCGTGCACGGTGGCGGTCCCCAGATCAACGCGCACCTGGAACGGCTCGGCGTGGAGAGCACCTTCGCGGGCGGACTGCGGGTCACCACGCCCGAGACGATGGAGGTCGTCCGCATGGTCCTGGTCGGCCAGGTCAACCGAGAGATCGTCGGGCTGGTCAACGAGCACGGCCCCTTCGCCGTGGGGATGTCGGGCGAGGACGCCCACCTGTTCACCGCCGAACGCAAGCCCGCCATCGTGGACGGCGAACCCGTCGACATCGGCCTGGTCGGCGAGGTCGTCGACGTGCAGCCCGGCGCGGTGCGCAGCCTGCTGGACGACGGGCGGATCCCCGTCATCTCCAGCATCGCCCGCTCCGCGGAGGGCGGCGTGTACAACGTCAACGCCGACACCGCCGCCGCGGCCCTGGCCGTGGCACTGGACGCGACCAAACTCATCGTGCTCACCGACGTCGAGGGCCTCTACGCCGACTACCCGACCAACTCCGAACTGATCAGCCACCTGACCGCCGCCGAACTGGAGGGCCTGCTGCCCCGGCTGTCGTCGGGAATGGTGCCCAAGATGGAAGCCTGCCTGCGCGCGGTGCGCGGCGGAGTGCCGCAGGCGCACGTGCTCGACGGGCGGGTGCCCAACGCGATGCTGCTGGAGATCTTCACCGACGAAGGAGTCGGCACCATGGTGCTGCCGGACGAACCGGCCACGGGAGACGCCGCATGA
- the argJ gene encoding bifunctional glutamate N-acetyltransferase/amino-acid acetyltransferase ArgJ — protein sequence MSVTAPLGFRAAGVAAGIKGGEHRDVAVVINDGPHRSAAAVFTRNRVKAAPVLWSQQVVAGGRVRAAVLNSGGANACTGAPGFQDTHATAEHLAAALDDSAAEMVVCSTGLIGERLPMPKLLAGVDAAVAEAARDGGLDAADAIRTTDTVSKIAFRRGDGYTVGGMAKGAGMLAPSLATMLSVLTTDAVLTSEQCDALLRAATEVTFDRLDADGCTSTNDTVLLMSSGASGTTPDEGEFSRLLTEVCQDLCRQMLADAEGATKSIAIEVVGAASTADAVAVGRAVARNALFKCAIYGEDPNWGRVLSAVGTTDAVFEPDQLNVAINGVWVCRSGAVGDDRSKVNLKPRDVTVTVDLAAGSAAATVWTTDLTVEYVHENSAYST from the coding sequence GTGAGCGTTACCGCACCCCTCGGGTTCCGGGCGGCGGGGGTGGCCGCCGGGATCAAGGGCGGAGAACACCGTGACGTCGCCGTCGTTATCAACGACGGCCCCCACAGGTCCGCTGCGGCCGTCTTCACCCGCAACCGGGTCAAGGCCGCTCCGGTGCTGTGGTCGCAGCAGGTCGTCGCGGGCGGCCGGGTGCGCGCCGCGGTGCTCAACTCCGGCGGGGCCAACGCCTGCACCGGAGCCCCCGGCTTCCAGGACACCCACGCCACCGCCGAACACCTGGCCGCGGCCCTCGACGACTCCGCGGCCGAGATGGTGGTCTGCTCCACCGGCCTCATCGGCGAACGCCTGCCCATGCCGAAACTCCTCGCCGGAGTGGACGCCGCGGTGGCCGAGGCCGCCCGCGACGGCGGCCTGGACGCGGCCGACGCCATCCGCACCACCGACACCGTCTCCAAGATCGCCTTCCGGCGCGGCGACGGCTACACCGTCGGAGGCATGGCCAAGGGAGCGGGCATGCTCGCCCCGTCACTGGCCACCATGCTGTCGGTGCTCACCACCGACGCCGTGCTCACCTCCGAGCAGTGCGACGCCCTGCTGCGCGCCGCCACCGAGGTGACCTTCGACCGGCTCGACGCCGACGGCTGCACCTCCACCAACGACACCGTGCTGCTCATGAGCAGCGGAGCCTCCGGCACCACCCCCGACGAAGGCGAGTTCTCCCGCCTGCTCACCGAGGTCTGCCAGGACCTGTGCCGCCAGATGCTCGCCGACGCCGAAGGCGCCACCAAGAGCATCGCCATCGAGGTCGTGGGCGCGGCCAGCACCGCCGACGCGGTCGCCGTCGGACGCGCCGTCGCCCGCAACGCGCTGTTCAAGTGCGCGATCTACGGCGAGGACCCCAACTGGGGCCGGGTGCTCTCCGCGGTGGGCACCACCGACGCCGTCTTCGAACCCGACCAGCTCAACGTCGCCATCAACGGCGTGTGGGTGTGCCGGAGCGGGGCCGTCGGCGACGACCGGTCCAAGGTCAACCTCAAACCCCGCGACGTCACCGTCACCGTGGACCTCGCCGCGGGCTCCGCCGCGGCCACGGTGTGGACCACCGACCTGACCGTCGAATACGTGCACGAGAACTCGGCCTACTCCACATGA
- the argC gene encoding N-acetyl-gamma-glutamyl-phosphate reductase, whose amino-acid sequence MGYTAAVAGASGYVGGELLRLLLAHPDIEVGALTAGGNAGTRLGQHHPHLVPLADRVLAETTPETLSGHDIVFLALPHGQSAALAARLDEDTLVVDCGADFRLTDAAAWKRFYGSDHAGTWPYGLPELPGARGALARTRRIAVPGCYPTCGTLALLPALAEELVEPEAVVVAASGTSGAGKAAKPHLIASEVMGSASVYGVGGAHRHNPEFTQNLSAVAGVPVRVSFTPVLVPMPRGILATCSAPLRPGVDADAARAAYLRHYDAEPFVHLLPGGSWPTTAMTLGANTAIVQVTVDDAAGRLVAVAAIDNLTKGTAGGAIQSANIALGLPETTGLPMTGVAP is encoded by the coding sequence ATGGGTTACACGGCGGCGGTCGCCGGCGCCAGCGGATACGTGGGAGGTGAACTCCTGCGCCTGCTGCTCGCCCACCCCGACATCGAGGTCGGCGCGCTCACCGCGGGCGGCAACGCCGGGACCCGGCTGGGACAGCACCACCCGCACCTGGTCCCGCTGGCCGACCGGGTGCTCGCCGAGACCACCCCCGAGACGCTGTCCGGCCACGACATCGTCTTCCTGGCGCTGCCGCACGGCCAGTCCGCCGCCCTCGCCGCCCGACTCGACGAGGACACCCTGGTCGTGGACTGCGGCGCGGACTTCCGGCTCACCGACGCCGCGGCCTGGAAGCGGTTCTACGGCTCCGACCACGCCGGGACCTGGCCCTACGGCCTGCCCGAACTGCCCGGCGCCCGCGGCGCGCTGGCGCGGACCAGACGCATCGCGGTCCCCGGCTGCTACCCGACCTGCGGAACCCTCGCCCTGCTCCCGGCCCTCGCCGAAGAGCTGGTCGAACCCGAGGCCGTGGTGGTCGCCGCCTCCGGCACCTCCGGCGCGGGCAAGGCCGCCAAACCCCACCTCATCGCCAGCGAGGTCATGGGCTCGGCGAGCGTCTACGGCGTCGGCGGCGCCCACCGGCACAACCCCGAGTTCACCCAGAACCTGTCCGCGGTGGCGGGCGTCCCGGTCCGGGTGTCCTTCACCCCCGTCCTGGTGCCGATGCCGCGCGGCATCCTGGCCACCTGCTCGGCCCCGCTCAGGCCCGGAGTCGACGCGGACGCGGCGCGCGCCGCCTACCTGCGCCACTACGACGCCGAACCCTTCGTGCACCTGCTGCCCGGGGGAAGTTGGCCCACCACCGCGATGACCCTGGGCGCCAACACCGCGATCGTCCAGGTCACCGTGGACGACGCGGCGGGCCGCCTGGTCGCGGTCGCCGCCATCGACAACCTCACCAAGGGAACCGCGGGCGGCGCGATCCAGAGCGCCAACATCGCCCTCGGCCTCCCCGAAACCACCGGACTCCCCATGACTGGAGTGGCACCGTGA